DNA sequence from the Candidatus Hinthialibacter antarcticus genome:
TTCAAGCAATGGATACGAAAAAGAACCATCGCCAGAAATCACAACTTCAAGTGAAAGGCTTGGTTCGTCATAAACAGTGATTGATAAAATGTCTCGAGGCCCAAGTTTTGGATCATTTGCATGAATGGATTGCACGATTGCAAGACCAAACAAGATAAAAACCATGATCTGGAACCATTTTGGCTTCATGATCCGCTAACCGCCTCTGTATTGATTTCAAAGCGTCCAGCATACTCAACAATATCAATCAGCGCGACGCCGATTCTGTGCCATTCCCCGGCTGACGTACAATGTTTGACTCGACCCGTAAAAATTACAAGAGTCGATTCGTTTAAGCGTTTAGAATCCCAACCCAATGTGGGAAAAACGAAATGAATTTCCGCTCCTTTTCGGATGGGGCGTGATGAGAAGAAGCCCACTCCAGAAAATGAGTCAACATCCAAGTCTTCTGTGACAGAGCCGATCCATTCCGATTGCAGAAATTCTTTATTGTCTACGCGACCATAAAAAAACGGGATCGAGACTGAGGCCCGTTCGCTGCGGCGGGGCATGAACTCATGACCGCAATTGAGACAGCGATTGGCCCCTCGTCGAACTTGTTTGTTGCAGGAAGGGCACGTATTGTCATTCGCAGTCTGTTTTAGTTGTTTAAGGCCTTTGGATTCGGGCTGTTGTTTGTATGGAAATGTGGCTTCATCCATAGAATCGCTTTTCCATAAAGGCAATTCTAAACCACTTTCTTTAATGCGTTTTTTGAGGTCTGCAGGCACTTTGACAAGGGTGATTTCACGATTGCTCTCAAGCGCTTGTTCAAATTGTTGCAACAAGGCTTTCACTGTGTCATCTGTTAGGGGGCCTAATTCTCCAAAATCAATAAATAGATGATGCTCAAGAAATTTGGGCGTAAACAACCATTTATTAAACTTTAACACATCTACAATTTCAAAATTTCCGCTCACATGAACAGAAATACCGTAGGGCATTTCCACTACTTTTAAAGTTGCCATGATGTCACTTTTCGTTAATGTCTTTATAGATTTATCCGAAACTAGTGTAACGGATTCAGTTTTATATCTTTTACGGGTTTAGGTTTTTAGACTCATGAAACGAGAAATAAAGAGATCGTTTATCATCAGTTCCTTTTTCCAGTCATCTGGAAACCTGTGGATCATACGAAGTAAATGTGGTATACTTAATAAGTTATCGGCTAAATGCTTTGCAACTCAATAGAGTTCTCTGGAAAATTTTACTTCCTGGTTGAGATATTTTGCAATTTTTATTCCATATACAATCTCCTGAGTGCTCAGTGATTGTTGGTGTAAAAATTGCTAGTTGGACGGATAATGCCTACAAAACTGTGTGGATACGTTAGCCCATTTGATGGTTATAAATGTGATACTCCTGCGTATCAAGGTTCGGAGGATGGTCTCTGTATCGGACACACGTTTGAAATCAAAAAATCTAAAAAAGCATTTCAGTCATTAATCATTCAAAAGTTTAAAGATAATGATTTTAATTTTGACGGATTTGTTTTTCCCGCCAAATTTTTTATAAAAAACATTCGTTTTGAAGGAACGGTATCGTTCATCGGTTGTACCTTTCAAAAAGGACTCCATTTTGAGAAAGTGAAGTTTCTGAGCGACCAAGTTCGATTTGACCAATGTTGGTTTGAAAAAAAAGATGTGTTCTTTGATCGCTGTATTTTTAATTCACCGAGAATTGTATTTAACGATTCTGCATTGACATCAGATACTATAGAGTTCAGGAACTGTGGCTTTTTCGGCGAAAAACTCGAATTTGATCGCGTTCAGTGGAAAGCCGATAAACATATTGCCTTTCTCGCGTGTCAATTTCGCAGTCAATCGAGCATGTTTGACAAAGCAATTTTAAAAGCGCCTGTTATTTCTTTCTTTGGATCTTCATTTCATGGGGACCAATTTGACTTTTACCGGACATCCTTCGAAACAAACAAACTTACCTTTAAGCGGATCAAGTCGATAAAAGGCAAAATCAATTTTAATGAAACTCGAGTTCGCTCTAATGTTTTTGATTTGTCTGAATCTATGTGGCACGATAAGGGGATGCGTTGGCAAAAAGTCAATTGGAGCGGCGACCGTCTATTATTCAACGATCTCAAATCGGTGGGCGCAAAAATCTCTATGCAGCGATGTAATTTAGTTGGCAACCAAATCAATTGGAAGTCAATGAACTTTGATAAATCGACATTCGAGTGTCTTGATTCAAAGATTCATGGTAAAAAATCCGTTTCATTTGACAATTCTTTTGTAGAAGGCCGTTTTCGGTTTAATAAAACAAAAGTCAATTCACCAGCCTTTTCAATGGTTGGTTGTCACATGAAAGGCGAAGATTTTTCATTGCAACAATCAACATTCAAAGGCAACTTGTTTGCTCTTACAAAGTCTGTGTTTGAAACTCAGCGCGCGTCATTAACGCGGACTCATATTGATGCGGAAGATGTTCGCTTTGATTACACTCGATTTGAAAACCTTCAAACCTCATTTCAATCTCTTCGCGCTGATGCGGAACGAATATTATTTACTTCCAGTCTGTTCGCCAGTAACCGGGTTGCGTTTAACCGTACCGTATTTAACGCTAGGCGAACCTACTTTGACAACACAAATTTCGGCTCAGGAATTGTCACTTTTTGGCGGACGGATTTTGGAGGCGGCGCTGAATTTAATGGAGCGAAAGACCGTGGAGCCATTATCCACTTTAATAGCGATTTATCCAATGTCCGTTGGGAAGGCGCCCTGATGAATCGCTGCCGGTTCCATGATTCGAAATGGCCAACAACGGGTTGGATGGGACGTTTTTGCTCGTCGGATGAGTTTCCCCTGATTAAAAGAAATAACTTCAGCCAACTGGTCGAAATCTATTCTTGGATCGCCAGTCAATATAGCGACTCGAATCAAGATGGGCTGAAACGTGATTTTCTCTTTTCAGCAAAAGAAATTGACCGCAGACGTTTGATTCAACAAAAATTAATGACGCCGTTAATCAAGATGGAATTACGGCGTTGGATGACCGGTTATGGTCTCGGTTTATCACACGTCGGCCTAATAAGAGGCGCGGCGGTATTCTTCACATCGCTTGCCCCCTTGTTTGTCAAAATTCGATAGCAGCCTATTATTCATTTCTTTTGATCGTCTTCTTAAAACACGCTGATATGGTTTCAAATAACTGAAACTGAAAAATAGTTTCAAACTGTTCTTTTTGATAAAACCTCAATCCTTCTTCATTGTCAGTGAACACAATGTATTCCGTCTGATTTGAGTCAATCAATATCTTCTCAAGTTCGCAGACTAACATCCTGCCGATTCCCATTCGGCGATGATTTTTATTGACAGAAAACGCAGTGAGTTCAGGTAAACACTGAACGGGTTTGGCTTTCCACTTTTTGATCAATGCGCGTAATACTGCAATTGGATTAAGCCGAAATGTGAACAATCGAAACCATAGTCTAGCGTTTATTTTTTTCTTCAACTGCTTCATCTCAGGGCTGCTATGATTGACCGTAAAACCAATGTAGCCAACGGTTGAGTTATTATGTTTGCAGACAATGACTCCGCTTTGTTTTGATTCAATCAATGCTTTATAGTAGTGATGAATGTAAGTTGCACCCAGCTGATTCATAATTCCATCGGGGAACGATTCAATATGCAGTTCGATTATTTTTGAAATCGCCTCATGATCATTTGTATTAACAAGATGGTATGAATAATTTGGTTC
Encoded proteins:
- a CDS encoding GNAT family N-acetyltransferase, producing the protein MTEPNYSYHLVNTNDHEAISKIIELHIESFPDGIMNQLGATYIHHYYKALIESKQSGVIVCKHNNSTVGYIGFTVNHSSPEMKQLKKKINARLWFRLFTFRLNPIAVLRALIKKWKAKPVQCLPELTAFSVNKNHRRMGIGRMLVCELEKILIDSNQTEYIVFTDNEEGLRFYQKEQFETIFQFQLFETISACFKKTIKRNE